The following proteins are encoded in a genomic region of Sorangiineae bacterium MSr12523:
- a CDS encoding serine/threonine protein kinase: MSSRSSSSQRALARIGTVVHQCRIERLLGVGGTAVVYAATRDDGQRVAIKFLLERFHYDAHMVRLFGQEANVANRVPHRAAVPVLDCSVDEDGCAFLIMPLLEGETVRSRWEYGGHRMPLADVGVIVSDTLDVLESAHAAGIVHRDIKPDNLFIVVDGEVRVLDFGIARRTDRDGSVTLTGHTIGSPAFMSPEQALGDRHAVGPASDIWSAGATMFTLVSGQFVHETESGAGQLAAAATRHARSLGDVASDLPPSIVRLVDKALSFDPRERWSSARAMRAALHASLEGAENEPMEAITPRVRAKFVMDLAQRTEPTHAKRPAMQEARQEPKSLAKSPPRPWMRFVHPDIEVKAYLPKFFGAMTATANRILADHGLGEFADTGWFIPDTRPWWPMEPYILVIHALMAIVGPIKAVDTGKQKAQHVPLPPDLDVHDIHGMMRAIDAAYHLNHRQNGEPMLDISSGRMVDIIGHYHYRGRLDTENSIVMECENPYPCELDQGILLGFARRFEARAIVEHAPGSCRKEGAESCLYHVTWW; the protein is encoded by the coding sequence TTGTCTTCGCGTTCGTCGAGCTCCCAGCGTGCGCTCGCACGCATCGGAACGGTGGTCCACCAATGCCGCATCGAGCGTTTGCTCGGAGTCGGCGGTACGGCCGTTGTCTATGCGGCGACGCGGGACGATGGTCAGCGCGTGGCGATCAAGTTTCTCTTGGAGCGCTTTCACTATGATGCGCATATGGTGCGGCTCTTTGGCCAGGAGGCCAATGTCGCCAATCGGGTGCCGCATCGCGCGGCGGTGCCGGTGCTCGACTGCAGCGTCGATGAGGATGGTTGCGCCTTTTTGATCATGCCGCTGCTCGAGGGCGAAACGGTTCGCTCGCGATGGGAGTACGGGGGGCACCGCATGCCGCTCGCCGACGTCGGGGTGATCGTGTCGGATACACTCGATGTGCTGGAGAGCGCGCACGCTGCCGGCATCGTTCATCGCGACATCAAACCGGACAATCTCTTCATTGTCGTAGATGGCGAAGTCCGAGTGCTCGATTTCGGAATTGCCCGGCGTACGGATCGCGATGGCAGCGTGACCCTAACGGGTCACACGATTGGCTCGCCCGCCTTCATGTCGCCCGAGCAGGCTCTTGGGGATCGTCATGCCGTCGGGCCGGCGAGCGACATTTGGTCGGCCGGTGCCACGATGTTCACACTCGTGTCGGGCCAATTCGTGCACGAGACCGAAAGCGGCGCCGGACAGCTTGCGGCGGCGGCAACCCGCCACGCTCGTTCACTGGGCGACGTGGCATCGGACTTGCCGCCATCCATCGTGCGACTCGTCGACAAGGCACTCTCGTTCGATCCCAGGGAGCGATGGTCTTCGGCGCGGGCGATGCGCGCCGCACTGCATGCGAGTCTCGAGGGCGCCGAGAACGAGCCGATGGAGGCCATCACCCCGCGCGTGCGTGCGAAGTTCGTGATGGATCTGGCGCAGCGGACGGAACCCACCCACGCGAAACGACCGGCGATGCAGGAAGCGAGGCAGGAACCGAAATCGCTCGCAAAGAGTCCTCCTCGCCCGTGGATGCGATTCGTCCATCCGGACATCGAAGTGAAGGCATATCTGCCGAAATTTTTCGGCGCCATGACGGCCACCGCGAACCGCATCCTCGCGGACCATGGCCTTGGCGAATTCGCGGACACGGGATGGTTCATTCCAGACACGCGCCCGTGGTGGCCGATGGAGCCTTACATACTCGTCATTCACGCCCTCATGGCGATCGTCGGGCCCATCAAGGCGGTCGATACCGGCAAGCAGAAAGCGCAGCACGTGCCCCTTCCGCCCGATCTCGACGTGCACGACATTCACGGGATGATGCGCGCTATCGATGCCGCATACCATTTGAACCATCGCCAGAATGGCGAGCCAATGCTCGATATCTCGTCCGGGCGCATGGTGGACATCATTGGGCACTACCACTACCGAGGCCGGCTCGACACGGAGAACTCCATCGTCATGGAGTGCGAGAACCCGTATCCCTGCGAATTGGATCAGGGCATCTTGCTCGGCTTTGCGCGGCGCTTCGAAGCGCGCGCCATCGTCGAGCATGCGCCCGGTTCTTGTCGCAAGGAAGGCGCCGAAAGCTGTCTTTATCACGTCACCTGGTGGTGA
- a CDS encoding helix-turn-helix transcriptional regulator yields MPKGENGICVVEQRLALLGGRHRAEILKGLVAGDVHFNELKRLTGASANTLTRTLRALQERGLLTSYREGTWGRNFYRLTEKGHEAVALLDQLALL; encoded by the coding sequence ATGCCCAAAGGCGAAAACGGTATCTGCGTGGTCGAGCAACGATTGGCCCTTCTCGGGGGTCGCCACCGCGCCGAGATCCTCAAAGGGCTCGTGGCCGGCGATGTGCACTTCAACGAGTTGAAACGCCTCACCGGGGCCTCGGCGAACACGCTGACGCGCACGTTGCGGGCGCTGCAGGAGCGCGGCCTGCTCACGTCGTACCGCGAGGGAACGTGGGGACGGAACTTTTACCGGCTGACCGAGAAAGGCCATGAAGCCGTGGCGCTGCTGGACCAGCTCGCGCTTCTCTAG